GTCGCAAGCGTGCCCTTGTAGGGGCGATCAGATACGGATATTGCCCCTGGGCCCGGCAATCGCCCAGATCACCAGCCCGATCACCGGCAGCAACGCGATCAGCAGAATCCACAGCACCTTGACCCCCACTTCGCGGCCGCTCTTGATCACATTGAGGATCGCCCAGATATCCAGCGCCAGAATGATCAGGCCAACCAGGCTATTGAATGTGGACCCCATGTCCGTTACTCCCATGCAAAGACGTTGCAGCACAGCATAGCCAGCTATCGCGTCAATAGAAGGGAATCCTTGGCCGATCACGCAGGTCCTTGCTTAGACTGCCTGCATTCACTGATTAGAGGTTCGCATGCCCCCAGCCCATACCGACACGGCCACTCCACCCTCGCTGCGCAACGCCTGGCGCCAACAGGTGGTCAGTACCCCCTGGCTTAGCGCCGGCCTGGGGCTGAGCTTACTGGCGGTCGTCGTGCTGCTGGCGGCGAGCCTGTGGAACGCGGTCAACGGCGACCATGCCGACAACCTGCACCTGGCGTTGCTTGGCGGGTTGTCCGGCTTCGGCGCTACCGCCCTGGGGGCGGTATTGGCCGTGGTGCTGCGTGATGTGAACGCGCGCACCCAGGATGTGATGCTTGGCTTTGCCGCAGGCATGATGCTCGCGGCCAGTTCGTTTTCGCTGATTCTGCCGGGCCTGGATGCTGCCCGTGAGATCACCGGCAACGGCCCGGCAGCAGCCTTCACCGTGGTCCTGGGCATGGGCCTGGGCGTGCTGCTGATGCTGGGCCTGGACCGCTTCACCCCGCACGAGCATGAAAGCACCGGCCCCTGCGGCCCGGAGGCAGAACGCATCAACCGGGTATGGCTGTTCGTGCTGGCGATTACCCTGCACAACCTGCCCGAAGGCATGGCGATTGGCGTGAGCTTCGCCAACGGCGACATGAACATCGGCCTGCCGCTGACCAGCGCAATCGCCATCCAGGACATTCCTGAAGGCCTGGCCGTGGCCTTGGCGTTGCGCGCCACAGGGCTTTCGAACATGAAGGCGGCGTTGGTGGCGGTGGGTTCAGGCTTGATGGAACCGCTTGGCGCGGTGATCGGCCTGGGCATCTCCACTGGCTTTGCCCTGGCCTACCCGGTGAGCATGGGGTTGGCGGCGGGGGCGATGATCTTCGTGGTGTCCCACGAGGTGATTCCCGAAACCCATCGCAATGGCCACCAGACGGCGGCGACCCTGGGCTTGATGGGTGGGTTCGGGGTGATGATGTTTCTGGATACGGCGCTGGGCTGAGTTCTTCGACTGCCTGTAGCGGCCTCTTCGCGGGGCAAGCCCGCTCCCACAGGAATACCACCGCTCAGAGGCCAGTGGTATTCCTGTGGGAGCGGGCTTGCCCCGCGAAGAGGCCGCTACAGCCAACCGATCAAATCAAACGTGTACCGCGACCTTCAAAGCCTCCAACGCCGGCTCGGTCTTGATCCCAACCGCTGCCCCCAGCTCCAGCACCCGTGCCAGGTCATGCTGGCCGACCATCACCATCTGCAATTCATCATCCAGCAACTGGCTGAAGTTCAGCAGCACATACCCCCCCGCTTCTTTGTTCAACGCCCCCATCTGCACCTGAATGCGATTGAGCGCGGTCAGTGGCTCGGTGCGCGCCAGTTGCTTGGGCTTGAGGGTGAACGGGACGCTCTTGTCGAACGAATCGCTGATGTTCTGGAACAGTTCCTGATAGCTGTCTGCCTGAAACAGCACGGTATCCGGCAGGCTGCCAAGCACGACCCATTCGCCCAGCGGGATGGGGAAGCTGTCGTCGTAGTTGATGTCCGGGTTGGCCGCCAGGAAGGCAGCCGGATCGGCGTAGGCCTGGGCGGCCTCGTCGGCGATGCGCTCGATGTCTTCATCGCGCATGCAACCGGCGCCGATGAGGGTGATGAGTTCGAGCAATTGGTTTTTCATGAAAGGGGGCCTGCGGCGGGTGAAAAAGTCGCCAAGGATAGCCGCAAACGCCCCCTTACCGTTAGCCGACCAGCGCCTGCAAACGCGCCACGGCGTCTGCCGCGCCCATGGTCTGCGCGGCCATCAGAGCGGTGGCGCCACGGGCATCCTGCTGGGCCGGGTCGGCGCCTTGGGCCAGCAGGTAGTCGAGGATCTCGCGGCGGTTGAACATGGCCGCCAACATCAGCGCGGTACGCCCGTCCTGCGCGGCGGCATCCACTGGCACGCCATGCTCCAGCAGCAGGCGGATCATCGCCAGGTCGCCTTTGAACGCAGCGCCGGCGATCGGCAACTGGCCGTTGTCATTGGCGATCAACGGGTCGGCGCCGTGCTCCAGTAGCACGCGAACGGCATCATGGTGGCCGTGATAGCTGGCCAGCATCAGCAGGGTATCGCCCTTGTGGTTGCGCAGGTTGGCCGGCAGGCCACTGGCAAGCAGACGCCCGAGCATCTGGGCATCGCCTTGGCGGGCGCGTTCGAAGACCTGCTCGGCGAAGGCAGCGGTTTCGTCATCGGTCATGGCAGCGGGCGCTGGTTGGGTAGACATGTTGAACCTCCTGGCAAAAAGTGTTGCCCAAGTCTTTGTCAGGCAAGGCTGCCGGGTCAAAGGTTCAGATTCTATCGGGCCGATAGCGTGTGTTTGGCCCGTGCAAAATGCACTGTGCAAAATGCATGACCATGCAAACTGCACGAAGCCGACTCACTTAAATGTATTCAACTCATTGAATTTAAAGGATTTTTACTTATAGGCCGTTTTGGCACGGTCACTGCAACCATCAACTCACGTCTGCCACACAACAGTCAGGAGTTGATATGGACCTCATCCAGGAAAAGTTCGTCTCGGTGTTTTCGGCCTACCAGGTCGCCACCCAGCCCCGCCCCGATGGTGGTGTCTTGCTGACCCTGCGCGCCGCTGATGGCAAGGTTACCCGTCGCGTCTTGACCTACGGCCAACTGCACAGCGCCGAGCAGCTGTCCTGGGCGATCAGCGCCATTCGCCGTGACCTGGCCGAACAGGCCAGCGAGTTGCCGGTGATTTCGATGCTGCAGAGCCAGCAGCGGTTTGCTTTGCCGACCTATCGCTGACTTGCTGAACGGGCCTCTTCGCGGGCCAGCCCGCTCCTACAGGATTAACAATGGCCCATGAGCCGTGGTGATCATGTGGGAGCGGGCTTGCCCCGCGAAGAGGCTGGTATAGGTATTACAGCTCGTCGATGCCCAGAAACGCCCGTGCAGTCTCATCCCCGGTAAACCGCGCCTGCATCCCCTGCTCACTCCCGAACAAGCGCAAGGCCAGGCAGAACGGCGTCTCCCCCAACTCCACCCAGCGCCGCGTCCCGGCCGGCACGACCAGCTGGTCGCCCTTCTCGCACAGCACCGAATACACGAATTGGCCCAAACGCAGGCCAACCTGTGCCCGGCCGCTGACGACAGCAAACACCTCTTCGGCGTCATGCACATGCTCGTCACGTACATCGACCTGCGCCGGGTCCACACCCTCACGGTTGAGTACTGCGAAAGCTGCGCTGCCATGGCCAGTCATCAACTGATCGAGGTACCCCCGGCACGCTGCCATGACCTCGTCCGCTGCGCTGCCAGGGCGAACCCGCAGCTCCAGCGGACGATGGACAAAACGCACGCCCTGTTCAGCTAGGGTCGCGGCGATATCGTCGTGGTGGGTCAGCAGCTTGTTCGGCAGGCCTGGGCTGGACGGGTGAAAAACGCTGAGGATACTCATCAGTGGCGGGTCCTGGTCGATTGCGAACAAAGGGCAATGATAACGGCTGCGGCCAAGGCTGCGGCGCTGGCCATACCAAAGGTGAAGGCCGGGCCCAGCAGTTTCCAGCTGTAACCCGAGTACAAGGCGCCGAGCGCACCGCCGGTGCCCGACAACGCCGCGTACAACGCCTGGCCCTGGCCTTGCTGACGAGCACCGAAGCTGGCCTGGACAAACGCGATGCAGGCGGCATGGAAGCAGCCGAAGGTGGCCGCGTGCAGCACCTGGGCCAGCACCAGCACCGCTGGGTCATCAGCCAGGTTGCCAAGCAACAGCCAACGCAATGCCGCCAGCAGGAAGCTGGCCAGCAACACCCGCTGCACGCTAAACCGCGCGAAGATCCGGCTCATGGCCATGAACACCAGCACCTCGGCCACCACCCCCAACGCCCACAAAAGGCCGATGGCGCCGCGGCTGTAGCCCAGGTGTTCCAGGTGCAGGGTGAGGAAGGTGTAATACGGCCCGTGGCTGAGCTGCATCAAGGCCACGCACACATAGAACGCGATCACCCCAGGTGCCCGCAGCTGCTGCACAAAGCCGCCTGCAGCGCTGCGCTCGCCCTGCTCCACCGGCTGGGCATTGGGCACCCACAGGCTGGCGAGAACGATGCCCGCCATGATCGTCACCAGGGCAACCGGGTAGATGTCCAGGCTAAGCCATTCGAACAGCCGCCCCAAGCCCACCACCGTGAGGATGAAACCGATCGACCCCCACAGACGTACCTGGCTGTAACGGGCCGTTTGCCCGTGCAGATGCGCCAGGGTGATGACCTCGAACTGCGGCAGCACCGCGTGCCAGAAGAACGCGTGCAGGGCCATCACTAGCGCCAGCCAGGCGTAGCTCTTGCCGAAGAAGATCAGGGCGAAGCTGGCCAGGGTCGACAGCGCACCCAGGCGCACGATCAGCAGGCGTTGGCCGGTACGGTCGCCCAACCAGCCCCACAGGTTCGGGGCGATGCAGCGCATCAGCATGGGGATGGCCACCAGCTCGCCGATGCGCGCCGGGGAGAAACCCAGGTGGTCGAAGTACAGCGCCAGGAAGGGGGCCGTAGAGCCTAGCAGGGCGAAGTAGAAGAGGTAGAAGCTGGACAGGCGCCAGTAGGGAATTGGGGGCATGGGGGCTCAGCCGGTTTTGTTGTTGCCTGTACCGGCCTCTTCGCGGGGCAAGCCCGCTCCCACAGGATCACACGGGTCTGTGGGAGCGGGCTTGCCCCGCGAAACGGCCGGCACAGACGGATCAGAGCTGGCCCAGCACCGGAGTACTGACCTTCACCTCGGCATTCTGTGCACGGTGACGCAGCAGGTGGTCCATCAGGGCGATGGCCATCATCGCCTCGGCGATCGGCGTGGCACGGATGCCGACGCAAGGGTCATGACGCCCCTTGGTGACCACTTCAACCGGGTTGCCCTCCACGTCGATGGAGCGGCCCGGCGTGGTGATGCTGGAGGTCGGTTTCAGCGCCAGGTGGGCAACGATCGGCTGACCAGAGGAAATACCGCCGAGAATGCCGCCAGCGTTATTGCTGAGGAACCCTTCCGGGGTCAGTTCGTCACGGTGCTCGGTACCGCGCTGGGCAACGCTGGCAAAACCGGCGCCGATTTCCACGCCCTTGACCGCGTTGATGCTCATCAGCGCATGGGCCAGTTCCGCATCGAGGCGGTCGAAGATAGGCTCGCCCAGGCCAGGCATCACGCCTTCGGCCACCACGGTGATCTTCGCCCCGACCGAGTCCTGGTCACGGCGCAGCTGGTCCATGTAGGCCTCAAGCTCCGGCACCTTGTCCGGGTCCGGGCTGAAGAAGGCGTTCTGCTCTACCGACGCCCAGGTCTTGAACGGGATCTCGATCGGGCCGAGCTGGCTCATGTAGCCACGCACGGTGATGCCCTGGGTGGCCAGGTACTTCTTGGCGATGGCCCCCGCCGCCACGCGCATGGCGGTTTCGCGGGCCGAGCTGCGGCCGCCGCCGCGGTAGTCACGCACACCGTACTTGTGGTGGTAGGTGTAGTCCGCGTGAGCCGGGCGGAACAGGTCCTTGATCGCCGAGTAGTCCTTGGACTTCTGATCAGTGTTGCGGATCAGCAGGCCAATCGAGCAGCCGGTGGTGCGGCCTTCGAACACGCCGGAGAGGATTTCGACCTCGTCCGGCTCCTGGCGCTGGGTAGTGTGCCGGCTGGTGCCGGGCTTGCGCCGGTCGAGGTCATGCTGCAGATCGGCCAGGGAGATCTCCAGGCCCGGCGGGCATCCATCGACAATGGCGACCAACGCCGGGCCATGGCTTTCGCCAGCGGTGGTGACAGTGAACAGCTTGCCGTAGGTATTGCCGGACATGGACGCTCCGCGAGTCTGCCTGAGGTGAACGAAAGCGGCAGTATACGGAAAAATC
The sequence above is drawn from the Pseudomonas putida genome and encodes:
- a CDS encoding ankyrin repeat domain-containing protein, which gives rise to MSTQPAPAAMTDDETAAFAEQVFERARQGDAQMLGRLLASGLPANLRNHKGDTLLMLASYHGHHDAVRVLLEHGADPLIANDNGQLPIAGAAFKGDLAMIRLLLEHGVPVDAAAQDGRTALMLAAMFNRREILDYLLAQGADPAQQDARGATALMAAQTMGAADAVARLQALVG
- a CDS encoding MFS transporter, with the protein product MPPIPYWRLSSFYLFYFALLGSTAPFLALYFDHLGFSPARIGELVAIPMLMRCIAPNLWGWLGDRTGQRLLIVRLGALSTLASFALIFFGKSYAWLALVMALHAFFWHAVLPQFEVITLAHLHGQTARYSQVRLWGSIGFILTVVGLGRLFEWLSLDIYPVALVTIMAGIVLASLWVPNAQPVEQGERSAAGGFVQQLRAPGVIAFYVCVALMQLSHGPYYTFLTLHLEHLGYSRGAIGLLWALGVVAEVLVFMAMSRIFARFSVQRVLLASFLLAALRWLLLGNLADDPAVLVLAQVLHAATFGCFHAACIAFVQASFGARQQGQGQALYAALSGTGGALGALYSGYSWKLLGPAFTFGMASAAALAAAVIIALCSQSTRTRH
- the aroC gene encoding chorismate synthase → MSGNTYGKLFTVTTAGESHGPALVAIVDGCPPGLEISLADLQHDLDRRKPGTSRHTTQRQEPDEVEILSGVFEGRTTGCSIGLLIRNTDQKSKDYSAIKDLFRPAHADYTYHHKYGVRDYRGGGRSSARETAMRVAAGAIAKKYLATQGITVRGYMSQLGPIEIPFKTWASVEQNAFFSPDPDKVPELEAYMDQLRRDQDSVGAKITVVAEGVMPGLGEPIFDRLDAELAHALMSINAVKGVEIGAGFASVAQRGTEHRDELTPEGFLSNNAGGILGGISSGQPIVAHLALKPTSSITTPGRSIDVEGNPVEVVTKGRHDPCVGIRATPIAEAMMAIALMDHLLRHRAQNAEVKVSTPVLGQL
- a CDS encoding PLD nuclease N-terminal domain-containing protein, with protein sequence MGSTFNSLVGLIILALDIWAILNVIKSGREVGVKVLWILLIALLPVIGLVIWAIAGPRGNIRI
- a CDS encoding ZIP family metal transporter; this translates as MPPAHTDTATPPSLRNAWRQQVVSTPWLSAGLGLSLLAVVVLLAASLWNAVNGDHADNLHLALLGGLSGFGATALGAVLAVVLRDVNARTQDVMLGFAAGMMLAASSFSLILPGLDAAREITGNGPAAAFTVVLGMGLGVLLMLGLDRFTPHEHESTGPCGPEAERINRVWLFVLAITLHNLPEGMAIGVSFANGDMNIGLPLTSAIAIQDIPEGLAVALALRATGLSNMKAALVAVGSGLMEPLGAVIGLGISTGFALAYPVSMGLAAGAMIFVVSHEVIPETHRNGHQTAATLGLMGGFGVMMFLDTALG
- a CDS encoding oxidase; this translates as MSILSVFHPSSPGLPNKLLTHHDDIAATLAEQGVRFVHRPLELRVRPGSAADEVMAACRGYLDQLMTGHGSAAFAVLNREGVDPAQVDVRDEHVHDAEEVFAVVSGRAQVGLRLGQFVYSVLCEKGDQLVVPAGTRRWVELGETPFCLALRLFGSEQGMQARFTGDETARAFLGIDEL
- a CDS encoding DUF3509 domain-containing protein, which encodes MDLIQEKFVSVFSAYQVATQPRPDGGVLLTLRAADGKVTRRVLTYGQLHSAEQLSWAISAIRRDLAEQASELPVISMLQSQQRFALPTYR